In the genome of Vanacampus margaritifer isolate UIUO_Vmar chromosome 1, RoL_Vmar_1.0, whole genome shotgun sequence, one region contains:
- the renbp gene encoding N-acylglucosamine 2-epimerase, giving the protein MSVVKLEECREKIRTELNNIVDFWLKYSHDNVYGGFFNCIGKDGTVYDELKYVWLQGRQVWMYCRLYRTMDRFHRPEILEAAKTGGVFLRKFARVSNGNGHMKCAFCLTRDGKAVKVQRTIFSECFYIMALDELSRVTGDKDMQLEAEKMMAQLIFWVQVDPTGLGRPMLPGDTLTNGMAVPMMLMCLVQQLTEGRGQDAVLKYKKLSGWCVQQILQHVQRDGTAILENVSSDGAELPGCQGRLQNPGHALEAGWFLLQYASQWGDKELQEKAINKFVELPFQYGWDKEHGGLFYFLDVDGRCPTQLEWSMKLWWPHCEALIAFLMAYSQTKRPGLLERFSQVYDYTFTHFPDDQHGEWFGYLSQDGKVVLDFKGGPFKGFFHVPRCLYMCERILDDLLNNTV; this is encoded by the exons GGGCTTCTTCAATTGTATTGGGAAGGATGGGACGGTTTATGATGAGCTGAAATATGTTTGGTTGCAGGGAAGACAG GTGTGGATGTACTGTCGCTTGTACAGAACAATGGATCGATTCCACCGGCCGGAAATCCTTGAAGCAGCCAAAACTG GAGGGGTGTTCCTCAGGAAGTTTGCTCGTGTTTCCAACGGCAATGGTCACATGAAGTGTGCTTTCTGTTTAACACGAGACGGTAAAGCAGTGAAAGTACAGAGGACCATATTCAGCGAGTGTTTCTACATCATGGCCTTGGACGAGCTGAGCAGAGTCACTGGTGACAAGGACATGCAG CTAGAGGCTGAAAAGATGATGGCGCAGCTCATCTTCTGGGTTCAGGTTGACCCAACAGGTTTGGGTCGACCCATGCTCCCCGGTGACACGCTCACCAACGGCATGGCAGTGCCAATGATGCTAATGTGTCTCGTGCAACAACTCACGGAAGGCCGTGGTCAGGATGCAGTCCTGAAGTACAAGAAGTTGAGCGGCTGGTGTGTGCAGCAGATTCTCCAGCATGTCCAG AGAGATGGCACAGCTATCTTAGAGAATGTGTCATCGGATGGGGCAGAGCTGCCAGGTTGTCAAGGTCGGCTGCAGAATCCAG GCCATGCCTTAGAAGCAGGCTGGTTCCTGCTTCAATACGCTAGTCAATGGGGGGACAAGGAGCTGCAGGAGAAAGCCATCAATAAGTTTGTGGAGTTACCCTTTCAATACGGCTGGGATAAAGAACACGGTGGCCTCTTCTACTTCCTGGATGTGGATGGGCGCTGTCCCACACAG TTGGAGTGGAGTATGAAACTGTGGTGGCCTCATTGTGAGGCTCTCATTGCCTTCCTCATGGCGTACAGCCAAACCAAACGGCCCGGACTGCTGGAGAGATTCTCTCAAGTTTATGACTACACGTTTACCCAT TTTCCTGATGATCAACACGGGGAATGGTTTGGGTATCTGTCACAAGATGGGAAAGTTGTTCTGGATTTTAAAGGAGGCCCCTTTAAAG GGTTCTTCCATGTACCGCGCTGCCTGTATATGTGTGAGCGTATTCTGGATGATCTGTTGAATAACACGGTGTGA
- the lrif1 gene encoding uncharacterized protein lrif1 isoform X1 — protein sequence MYSALRRDNVAQRGTGIFYQALPGIAADGRNIMTLIPVQKINGKYVQSQVTKPKTQKAIPPNVVSAPVPVRIKPAVTPITTKQIAGNQVSVVNALPCQHGVAGQGLQQDISLNTYPLQTVESQVFLRATEIQAKTVSATHVCSGIKKPLLISSTNSLSSSHSTGIKKPLLISSTNSLSSSHSTGIKKPLLISSTNNLSSLPLAGIERPLLISTTNSLSSSHSTSIKKSLLISSTNPLSSSHSTIKKPLLISSTNSLSSSHSTGINKPLLLSSTNSFSSSNSTSVEKALISSTVSSKSTVSRNNESSYVSELENLCSTSHTTSPSLGPPKSRLKLIPKVSQRPNSPMKWVIEEVGSNESAVDLPRSPSVPSKTFQTLDSGNKFGVLEKATPVSLSGLTTSEPHHQPALVMCDGRVFFSAKKDALSSSVGINEKSCHLKNSTVPSSSSSLLQHARIMAPMEPSEVIDLCSDENPDDLCQTQQTDPPLDEDNVIFVSYIPPKAKNAPTQSVVEKTPETETNITSARTLDHVTERETTPPNCSDTAHDQRTCSALDGRSIDRSQNPDDSVTVRTVATDDRDSVMSSQDTIHKRQLDSLEVSPGMESLSHSNTSGLTCGKSPDKEQISSNAPPACKLSDHFLRQHFGVTADVRICLQRMNPGCPVLGLNKPAQKGPTKNIEESTSLLKERELFMQYSYIPQDPDRSSCPVDIKRTKLSDEQNSAEEVVASSTHAGIDSVKCSLLKRKTKCPSGRSSPKTIFCDLDTEQMVGYVEPIDDDILFSDENDTPNSQDSAAQSLNSARSNTSRMGRARKRTMCPCCVPGTSGLALTTRTRVEFSQRITWTRDHASKRSARMQKLK from the exons ATGTATTCCGCACTTCGGAGAGACAATGTGGCTCAAAG AGGGACTGGGATTTTCTACCAGGCCTTGCCTGGCATTGCAGCTGATGGAAGAAATATCATGACACTGATTCCTGTTCAGAAGATCAATGGCAAATATGTCCAAAGTCAAGTCACCAAACCTAAGACACAGAAAGCTATCCCACCAAATGTTGTGTCGGCACCGGTTCCAGTTCGAATAAAGCCAGCCGTGACGCCAATAACCACAAAACAAATTGCTGGCAATCAGGTTTCTGTTGTGAATGCCTTGCCTTGTCAACATGGTGTAGCGGGTCAAGGACTGCAGCAAGATATTTCATTAAATACATATCCACTTCAGACTGTAGAATCACAAGTATTCCTCAGAGCCACCGAAATTCAGGCGAAAACAGTTTCAGCTACTCATGTTTGCTCAGGTATTAAGAAACCGCTTTTGATATCATCAACCAACTCCTTGTCAAGTTCGCACTCGACCGGTATCAAGAAACCGCTTTTGATATCATCAACCAACTCCTTGTCAAGTTCGCACTCGACCGGTATCAAGAAACCGCTTTTGATATCATCAACCAACAATTTGTCAAGTTTGCCCCTGGCCGGTATCGAGAGACCGCTTTTGATATCAACAACCAACTCCTTGTCAAGTTCGCACTCGACCAGTATCAAGAAATCACTTTTGATATCATCAACCAACCCCTTGTCAAGTTCGCACTCTACCATCAAGAAACCGCTTTTGATATCATCAACCAACTCCTTGTCAAGTTCGCACTCGACCGGTATCAATAAACCGCTTTTGTTATCATCCACCAACTCCTTTTCAAGTTCAAACTCGACAAGTGTCGAGAAAGCGCTTATATCGTCCACTGTATCATCCAAGTCAACTGTCAGTCGAAACAATGAATCTTCATACGTTTCAGAACTTGAGAATTTGTGTTCAACGTCACATACGACTTCACCTTCTCTGGGACCTCCCAAGTCACGCTTGAAATTAATTCCCAAGGTTTCACAGAGGCCCAACAGCCCAATGAAGTGGGTGATTGAAGAAGTCGGCTCTAATGAGTCTGCTGTTGACCTTCCACGTTCTCCTTCTGTTCCATCAAAGACTTTTCAAACGTTGGACAGTGGCAACAAATTTGGAGTGCTTGAAAAGGCGACACCTGTTTCTCTGTCAGGCTTGACTACAAGTGAACCGCATCATCAGCCAGCCTTGGTCATGTGCGATGGCAGGGTGTTTTTCTCAGCCAAAAAGGACGCCCTTTCATCGTCAGTGGGGATCAATGAAAAAAGTTGCCATCTTAAAAACTCTACTGTACCATCATCCTCATCGTCACTCTTGCAACACGCCAGGATTATGGCTCCAATGGAGCCAAGCGAAGTGATTGACCTTTGCAGTGACGAGAATCCAGATGACTTGTGTCAAACGCAGCAGACAGACCCTCCTTTGGATGAAGATAATGTCATATTTGTGTCATATATTCCACCCAAAGCTAAAAATGCGCCGACGCAAAGTGTGGTAGAAAAAACACCGGAGACTGAAACAAACATAACAAGCGCAAGGACCTTGGACCATGTGACTGAACGTGAGACAACCCCCCCCAATTGCTCGGATACCGCCCATGATCAACGGACATGTTCTGCCTTGGATGGACGCTCTATTGATAGAAGCCAGAATCCCGATGACAGCGTAACGGTAAGAACAGTTGCTACTGATGACAGGGACTCGGTCATGAGCAGTCAAGATACTATCCATAAACGACAATTGGACAGTTTAGAGGTTTCCCCAGGAATGGAGAGTTTGTCACATTCCAATACTTCAGGCCTCACCTGTGGAAAATCCCCAGACAAAGAACAG ATTTCCTCAAATGCTCCACCAGCTTGCAAATTATCTGACCACTTTCTAAGGCAACATTTTGGGGTTACAGCTGATGTGAGAATTTGCCTGCAGAGAATGAATCCAGGATGTCCTGTGCTTGGACTGAACAAGCCTGCACAGAAGGGACCCACAAAGAACATTGAGGAAAGCACAAGCCTATTGAAAGAGCGCGAACTTTTCATGCAGTACAGTTACATTCCACAAGATCCTGACCGTAGTAGTTGTCCAGTTGATATCAAAAGAACAAAGCTATCAGATGAACAGAATTCAGCAGAAGAAGTTGTTGCTTCAAGTACCCACGCAGGTATTGACTCAGTCAAGTGTTCTCTTTTGAAACGGAAAACAAAATGTCCTTCTGGCAGAAGTTCTCctaagacaatattctgtgatcTGGACACAGAGCAAATGGTGGGCTATGTGGAGCCAATAGATGACGATATACTCTTCTCAGATGAAAATGACACTCCTAACTCCCAGGACTCAGCCGCCCAGAGCCTGAATAGTGCTCGTTCAAATACAAGTAGAATGGGAAGGGCGAGGAAGCGCACCATGTGTCCTTGTTGTGTCCCTGGTACCTCGGGGCTGGCCCTGACGACCAGAACCAGGGTAGAATTCTCACAGAGGATAACATGGACACGAGATCACGCAAGTAAAAGGAGTGCACGTATGCAAAAGctcaaataa
- the lrif1 gene encoding uncharacterized protein lrif1 isoform X2 produces MYSALRRDNVAQRGTGIFYQALPGIAADGRNIMTLIPVQKINGKYVQSQVTKPKTQKAIPPNVVSAPVPVRIKPAVTPITTKQIAGNQVSVVNALPCQHGVAGQGLQQDISLNTYPLQTVESQVFLRATEIQAKTVSATHVCSGIKKPLLISSTNSLSSSHSTGIKKPLLISSTNSLSSSHSTGIKKPLLISSTNNLSSLPLAGIERPLLISTTNSLSSSHSTSIKKSLLISSTNPLSSSHSTIKKPLLISSTNSLSSSHSTGINKPLLLSSTNSFSSSNSTSVEKALISSTVSSKSTVSRNNESSYVSELENLCSTSHTTSPSLGPPKSRLKLIPKVSQRPNSPMKWVIEEVGSNESAVDLPRSPSVPSKTFQTLDSGNKFGVLEKATPVSLSGLTTSEPHHQPALVMCDGRVFFSAKKDALSSSVGINEKSCHLKNSTVPSSSSSLLQHARIMAPMEPSEVIDLCSDENPDDLCQTQQTDPPLDEDNVIFVSYIPPKAKNAPTQSVVEKTPETETNITSARTLDHVTERETTPPNCSDTAHDQRTCSALDGRSIDRSQNPDDSVTISSNAPPACKLSDHFLRQHFGVTADVRICLQRMNPGCPVLGLNKPAQKGPTKNIEESTSLLKERELFMQYSYIPQDPDRSSCPVDIKRTKLSDEQNSAEEVVASSTHAGIDSVKCSLLKRKTKCPSGRSSPKTIFCDLDTEQMVGYVEPIDDDILFSDENDTPNSQDSAAQSLNSARSNTSRMGRARKRTMCPCCVPGTSGLALTTRTRVEFSQRITWTRDHASKRSARMQKLK; encoded by the exons ATGTATTCCGCACTTCGGAGAGACAATGTGGCTCAAAG AGGGACTGGGATTTTCTACCAGGCCTTGCCTGGCATTGCAGCTGATGGAAGAAATATCATGACACTGATTCCTGTTCAGAAGATCAATGGCAAATATGTCCAAAGTCAAGTCACCAAACCTAAGACACAGAAAGCTATCCCACCAAATGTTGTGTCGGCACCGGTTCCAGTTCGAATAAAGCCAGCCGTGACGCCAATAACCACAAAACAAATTGCTGGCAATCAGGTTTCTGTTGTGAATGCCTTGCCTTGTCAACATGGTGTAGCGGGTCAAGGACTGCAGCAAGATATTTCATTAAATACATATCCACTTCAGACTGTAGAATCACAAGTATTCCTCAGAGCCACCGAAATTCAGGCGAAAACAGTTTCAGCTACTCATGTTTGCTCAGGTATTAAGAAACCGCTTTTGATATCATCAACCAACTCCTTGTCAAGTTCGCACTCGACCGGTATCAAGAAACCGCTTTTGATATCATCAACCAACTCCTTGTCAAGTTCGCACTCGACCGGTATCAAGAAACCGCTTTTGATATCATCAACCAACAATTTGTCAAGTTTGCCCCTGGCCGGTATCGAGAGACCGCTTTTGATATCAACAACCAACTCCTTGTCAAGTTCGCACTCGACCAGTATCAAGAAATCACTTTTGATATCATCAACCAACCCCTTGTCAAGTTCGCACTCTACCATCAAGAAACCGCTTTTGATATCATCAACCAACTCCTTGTCAAGTTCGCACTCGACCGGTATCAATAAACCGCTTTTGTTATCATCCACCAACTCCTTTTCAAGTTCAAACTCGACAAGTGTCGAGAAAGCGCTTATATCGTCCACTGTATCATCCAAGTCAACTGTCAGTCGAAACAATGAATCTTCATACGTTTCAGAACTTGAGAATTTGTGTTCAACGTCACATACGACTTCACCTTCTCTGGGACCTCCCAAGTCACGCTTGAAATTAATTCCCAAGGTTTCACAGAGGCCCAACAGCCCAATGAAGTGGGTGATTGAAGAAGTCGGCTCTAATGAGTCTGCTGTTGACCTTCCACGTTCTCCTTCTGTTCCATCAAAGACTTTTCAAACGTTGGACAGTGGCAACAAATTTGGAGTGCTTGAAAAGGCGACACCTGTTTCTCTGTCAGGCTTGACTACAAGTGAACCGCATCATCAGCCAGCCTTGGTCATGTGCGATGGCAGGGTGTTTTTCTCAGCCAAAAAGGACGCCCTTTCATCGTCAGTGGGGATCAATGAAAAAAGTTGCCATCTTAAAAACTCTACTGTACCATCATCCTCATCGTCACTCTTGCAACACGCCAGGATTATGGCTCCAATGGAGCCAAGCGAAGTGATTGACCTTTGCAGTGACGAGAATCCAGATGACTTGTGTCAAACGCAGCAGACAGACCCTCCTTTGGATGAAGATAATGTCATATTTGTGTCATATATTCCACCCAAAGCTAAAAATGCGCCGACGCAAAGTGTGGTAGAAAAAACACCGGAGACTGAAACAAACATAACAAGCGCAAGGACCTTGGACCATGTGACTGAACGTGAGACAACCCCCCCCAATTGCTCGGATACCGCCCATGATCAACGGACATGTTCTGCCTTGGATGGACGCTCTATTGATAGAAGCCAGAATCCCGATGACAGCGTAACG ATTTCCTCAAATGCTCCACCAGCTTGCAAATTATCTGACCACTTTCTAAGGCAACATTTTGGGGTTACAGCTGATGTGAGAATTTGCCTGCAGAGAATGAATCCAGGATGTCCTGTGCTTGGACTGAACAAGCCTGCACAGAAGGGACCCACAAAGAACATTGAGGAAAGCACAAGCCTATTGAAAGAGCGCGAACTTTTCATGCAGTACAGTTACATTCCACAAGATCCTGACCGTAGTAGTTGTCCAGTTGATATCAAAAGAACAAAGCTATCAGATGAACAGAATTCAGCAGAAGAAGTTGTTGCTTCAAGTACCCACGCAGGTATTGACTCAGTCAAGTGTTCTCTTTTGAAACGGAAAACAAAATGTCCTTCTGGCAGAAGTTCTCctaagacaatattctgtgatcTGGACACAGAGCAAATGGTGGGCTATGTGGAGCCAATAGATGACGATATACTCTTCTCAGATGAAAATGACACTCCTAACTCCCAGGACTCAGCCGCCCAGAGCCTGAATAGTGCTCGTTCAAATACAAGTAGAATGGGAAGGGCGAGGAAGCGCACCATGTGTCCTTGTTGTGTCCCTGGTACCTCGGGGCTGGCCCTGACGACCAGAACCAGGGTAGAATTCTCACAGAGGATAACATGGACACGAGATCACGCAAGTAAAAGGAGTGCACGTATGCAAAAGctcaaataa
- the igf3 gene encoding insulin-like growth factor 3, translating into MNSSRCPSGTTLPLKVLCMFCWTVCLLSGPLCSEASKLRCGSELLNDLLFVCGDRGIYFGKGTWSGYGSRPRGKGIVDKCCRSNGCDLQHLEMYCAKTKKQQQTTAWPSTTTSMETLTAKQTDVAYQFQAVFQKRLLQHLGPPDSPERDAYRNRTKTSSRRKMNRQYTTRQATAVTPF; encoded by the exons ATGAACTCCTCACGATGTCCTTCAGGGACAACGCTGCCATTGAAG GTGTTGTGCATGTTCTGCTGGACCGTGTGCCTGCTGAGCGGGCCTCTCTGCTCGGAGGCATCCAAGCTTCGCTGCGGCTCAGAACTCCTCAATGACCTCCTGTTTGTGTGTGGCGATCGAGGGATCTACTTTG GTAAAGGTACATGGTCTGGTTATGGTTCTCGGCCCAGGGGGAAGGGGATCGTGGACAAATGTTGCCGGTCAAATGGCTGCGACCTGCAACATCTGGAGATGTACTGTGCCAAGACAAAGAAGCAACAGCAAACTACAGCATGGCCAAGCACAACCACAAGCATGGAAACCCTCACCGCAAAACAAACGGACGTG GCCTATCAGTTCCAAGCAGTATTTCAGAAAAGACTTTTACAGCACTTGGGGCCACCCGACAGTCCAGAGAGAGACGCCTATAGGAACAGAACCAAGACGTCATCACGCAGGAAGATGAACCGACAGTACACAACAAGGCAGGCCACTGCGGTGACACCCTTTTGA